In the genome of Microcoleus vaginatus PCC 9802, the window CTAAATTCTACTAACGTTCCCTTCTCCACTTGCCAGCTTTATATTTGAGATTTTGGATTTTTACCGTGGCCACTTATCGAGTTTCGAGCTTGCGATTTTAGATTTTGGATATTGGCAATTTTTCTGGTCAATTGTGAAAGTTAAAATCTAAAAAGTTGTTCTTTCTTCTTGCTTTTTTTTAACTTTTGACTTGTGATTAAGACTTGCGCTCCAACGACTCTTAACCCTATTTCGCGATTATTTCGCTGCACTCTTGCTGCACTCTTAATGACAGAAAGACGTTCTTTTCGCGCAAGTCTTATTCCCAGTCCAAAATCTAAAACCCAAAATCCCAAATCCTGTTAACCTTCTTGGTTTACGAAGGGCATCAAAGCTACAATTCTTGCTCTTTTGATGCTTCTGGTCAGGTCTCGCTGCTGTTTTGCCGTCAAACCGGTAATCCGGCGGGGCAAAATTTTACCGCGTTCTGTGACGTATTTTTTGAGCAAATCAACATCTTTGTAGTCGATCGGGTCTCCTGGTTTGATTGGCGAAACGCGCCGGCGAAAGTAAGTCATGGTTTGTTGTTTGTTTACTGTTGTTCTTGGACTGTTGACTGTTAGTTTTTAGTTATTAGCCGTTAGTTGCTAGCCCTCAGGAAAGCATTGGTTAGTTATCTGCTTTTCGCGCGTCAATATCAATTGCCAACAACTGATGACTGATGACTAAGGACTAATGACTAATCACTACTTGATCTCTTTGTGGGCAGTGTGGCTGTTGCAATGGGGGCAGAACTTCTTGAGTTCCAGCCGCGCCGTCGTGTTGCGACGGTTCTTGGTCGTGGTGTACCGAGACACGCCTTTCGAGCGTTTGCTTACGTTTGTACGGCACTCAGTACACTCTAGAGTAATTATGATGCGGACGCCTTTAGCCATAATTCTAAATAAATTTCGACTAATTTAAACACAATTTATTATCTTCTCACATTGCTCTGCACTTGGTCAAGCAATCTTCTAACTTTGATGTCGAGCGAGTAGCCACGGCGGGCTCCGACGACGATCGTCCCGCCGATGCGATCGTGGAAAGCTTGGGGAAACCTTTCGGCGGAGGTGAGGGCAACGCTACAGTCGATCGCCAGGGGCAGCATCAGCAGCAAGACGGCGGCGTTGGTAGATGTGATCCCAGCTATACCTGCGAAGGCTAAGGCCAGGCACAGACCCAGCAATGCCTCGCGCTTGCACAGTTCTTGTACTCCAGGAATCCGTTGGAATCTGGTATCGGCAATTTTCATGTCCAAGGCCCAGCGCCCGAGACTTTGACCTTGGTTTTTCCTGACGATGGGTACGCGCAGGATCAGCCACAGCAAAACAAAAAATATGGTTTGGACGATGGCATTAGTGCCCAGAAGCAAACTGGGCAGCCAAACTGCTATTCCGTCGATGCAGAGGGCCGCGGCGCGGCGGCCGACGGATACTTTGGGAAGGAGAGGAACTAGGTCGGAACTCATAGGCAAAAAGGTCGATCGCCACTAGCTACTTTTTCATTTTTCATC includes:
- the rpsR gene encoding 30S ribosomal protein S18, translated to MTYFRRRVSPIKPGDPIDYKDVDLLKKYVTERGKILPRRITGLTAKQQRDLTRSIKRARIVALMPFVNQEG
- the rpmG gene encoding 50S ribosomal protein L33 → MAKGVRIIITLECTECRTNVSKRSKGVSRYTTTKNRRNTTARLELKKFCPHCNSHTAHKEIK
- a CDS encoding RDD family protein, whose amino-acid sequence is MSSDLVPLLPKVSVGRRAAALCIDGIAVWLPSLLLGTNAIVQTIFFVLLWLILRVPIVRKNQGQSLGRWALDMKIADTRFQRIPGVQELCKREALLGLCLALAFAGIAGITSTNAAVLLLMLPLAIDCSVALTSAERFPQAFHDRIGGTIVVGARRGYSLDIKVRRLLDQVQSNVRR